GAACCGAGTTGGGAGAGGAAACACCTCTCTTGGACGTACTTGCGAGACATCCACACAAATAATTCTGGGCCATGGATGATCATTGGCGACTTCAACGAAATTACCAACATGAGTGAAAAGGAAGGTGGTAATATCCGACCTGATCACTACATGCGGGATTTCAGAGATTGCATCAAGGACTGCGGGTTACAGGAAGTGATGATGATTGGTGATACTTTCACATGGAGCCGAGGAGCTGTCAGAGAGCGGCTTGACAGGGCTCTGAGCAACGAGATGTGGGCAGAAAATTTTCCTTATGCGGCCTTAGTGCATGAACATCATATCCACTCGGACCACAGGCCTATTTTGCTTGACACTGAGTATTTCAAAGGGCTCATGGGGCAACAGCAAAATCGGAAACGAATGTTTGAAGCCCGCTGGTTGGACGAAGGGACAGTGAACGAGATTATCAATTCGGCTTGGGAGCGTGCCAAGTTAGCTGGATTAGGTCCCTCCCTAGCGGACCGCACAAAGGCTGTGCTGAATGATTTGCACGAGTGGGATCGTGAGACCCTCAAGAGTCCCAAGAAGAGAATAAATAAGTTAAAGAAAGACTTGAAGAAGGTCAGGAGGGGGCCGAACACTGCTGAGAGCCGGCAGAAAATGAAAGATATCCAGGTTTTGATTGAAAACCTGCTGGATCAAGAAGAGCATATCTGGTTCTAACGTGGTA
This sequence is a window from Aegilops tauschii subsp. strangulata cultivar AL8/78 chromosome 7, Aet v6.0, whole genome shotgun sequence. Protein-coding genes within it:
- the LOC109783125 gene encoding uncharacterized protein; this translates as MSEKEGGNIRPDHYMRDFRDCIKDCGLQEVMMIGDTFTWSRGAVRERLDRALSNEMWAENFPYAALVHEHHIHSDHRPILLDTEYFKGLMGQQQNRKRMFEARWLDEGTVNEIINSAWERAKLAGLGPSLADRTKAVLNDLHEWDRETLKSPKKRINKLKKDLKKVRRGPNTAESRQKMKDIQVLIENLLDQEEHIWF